One part of the Arabidopsis thaliana chromosome 1 sequence genome encodes these proteins:
- a CDS encoding apoptosis inhibitory protein: protein MSNPEMNKLLNNLELKKLLGKSEVISICDIELICKHQPELISKIIDVLVEYLNTEKPVECDAVQEVFMAMVHVDKEASLTAMLNHLANFKVPDLKNKLPIFIELALYKSNLTKRRISDVLEKSLQKESEADLQRLAQYFETKAGLDTFDVSDAHYVDRFISCLLMAVPFFARGAPSSKYFEFMNRHHILHHFDKLTEHRKLDFLKSLAEMSSDTTAQAAGQMLPSIIELLKKCIPDTKMERESMNISYIECLLYVLHHLAIKAPAAATDFCNEEFMLRLDCVRSITRARLKKLDTTLAKDDKKVKSLCLLTGLIYFFYLLRDSTCPIAPIRSDALESVSKDCKLNLDDTGICDLTDKQVQSILDYSKYHQVSRNKNGACVLNDNDDIAMLGWQMKKSDLSFLETAGEQGRSGEVRDQLFHLLCWAYAGSDLVSYQRLLQKWERKTLPLCPWYLCAFCEPEKLGEEEILDRNGEKKILVDRHGRVHHCYGGTIEKALCHVQSHGIPRDVVTNFLCTDYHPPSADEPDMERRKIKGFRKINTWKDVVEALQKQQIVGADLLNYSQLMMTSGKYIYKGPMSRMSVYVGYHAVVIEQIKKMNGEWVAVCKMSNGTLVADYGYAYVSIEVQYMPVGASDLKRKRIRGSDHPMHLLTNFIIVDMVEADENDRKDAESEESEEKDSENEEEEDYIPKAKRGLTKDPKPKRSRTEDPTMQVKESDAVGDTGDAISRHNSDSTTKVMELVALVKLLSGFPSISKRIKDIIVKQKGSLLLGMQQRAIEYNSIVDRHKNIRSSLVDRMPVLDEATFNVRRAGHFPASASTMAQFSVSLPNGVEKPAVDLLFDEDFFQDLLCVYLGSSLSQSGATQAPKAGTYRDMIRAVRACQTAAEERAVVRKECANIRALINEDDPHDRHRNLAKLMLIHMLGYPTHFVQMECLKLIASPGFPEKRIGYLGLMLMLVTKSLKQDLNHSNQYVVGLALFALGNICSAEMAPDLAPEVERLVQFRDPNIRKKAALCSTRIVRKVPDLVENFVNADASLLKEKHHGVLIRGVQLCYELCTINDEALEYFRTKCTEGLIKFLRDITNCAYQPEYDVAGITDPFLQRRLLRFLRVLGQGDADASDLMTHILAQVTESDAVDAIEDAIAGHNSDLTTKVMAFVALLKLSSGFPSISERIKDMIVKQKGSLHLEMQQRAIEFNSIVERHKRIRSSMGERMAELDEAVFNVRRAGSLLA, encoded by the exons ATGTCAAACCCGGAAATGAACAAACTTCTCAACAATCTTGAGCTCAAAAAACTCTTGGGAAAATCTGAG GTTATATCTATCTGCGACATTGAGCTGATATGCAAACATCAACCTGAGCTTATATCTAAGATTATTGATGTTCTTGTCGAATATCTAAATACTG AGAAACCGGTGGAGTGTGATGCCGTGCAAGAGGTTTTTATGGCGATGGTTCATGTTGATAAAGAAg CATCTTTGACTGCAATGTTGAACCATCTTGCTAATTTCAAG GTGCCCGATTTGAAGAATAAACTGCCAATTTTTATTGAATTGGCATTATACAAAAGCAATTTAACGAAAAGACGTATATCGGATGTACTAGAAAAG AGTCTACAAAAGGAAAGTGAAGCAGACTTGCAACGACTTGcacaatattttgaaacaaaggCTGGTTTGGATACATTTGAT GTTTCAGATGCACATTATGTTGACAGGTTTATATCATGCCTGCTAATGGCTGTTCCATTCTTTGCG AGAGGTGCTCCAAGCAGCAAGTATTTTGAGTTCATGAACCGTCACCATATCTTGCATCATTTTGACAAG CTGACAGAGCATAGGAAGCTTGATTTTCTCAAATCTCTTGCTGAAATGTCGTCAGACACAACAGCTCAAGCAGCAGGCCAGATGCTTCCATCGATAATTGAGCTCTTAAAA AAATGCATACCCGATACaaagatggagagagaatcCATGAATATCTCATATATTGAGTGCTTATTATATGTGCTCCATCACCTAGCCATTAAG GCTCCAGCTGCAGCAACAGATTTTTGCAACGAAGAATTTATGTTGAG ATTGGATTGTGTTAGATCTATAACTCGGGCAAGATTGAAGAAACTAGACACAACCTTAGCTAAGGACGATAAAAAG GTGAaatctctttgtcttctcaCAGGACTCATCTACTTCTTTTATCTTCTCAGAGACAGCACATGCCCGATAGCCCCTATAAGGTCTGATGCGCTTGAATCCGTTTCAAAGGATTGTAAGCTAAACCTAGATGATACAGGAATATGCGATCTAACCGACAAGCAAGTTCAAAGTATTCTGGATTATTCAAAATATCATCAAGTTTCTCGTAACAAAAATGGTGCATGTGTGTTAAATGACAATGATGACATCGCTATGCTCGGTTGGCAAATGAAAAAATCg GACTTAAGTTTCCTAGAGACGGCTGGGGAACAGGGTAGATCGGGTGAGGTTAGAGATCAACTTTTTCACCTTCTCTGCTGGGCCTACGCAGGCTCTGATCTAGTTAGTTACCAGAGATTGTTACAGAAGTGGGAGAGGAAGACACTTCCTCTTTGTCCTTGGTATTTATGTGCCTTTTGCGAGCCAGAAAAACTTGGAGAAGAGGAAATACTTGAtagaaatggagaaaagaaaatacttgTTGATAGACATGGTCGTGTACATCATTGCTATGGAGGTACAATTGAAAAAGCATTATGCCACGTACAGAGCCATGGAATTCCAAGGGATGTTGTCACCAATTTCCTTTGCACGGATTATCATCCCCCAAGTGCAGATGAACCTGatatggaaagaagaaaaattaaaggatTTCGAAAAATCAACACTTGGAAGGATGTTGTAGAGGCGCTTCAAAAGCAGCAGATAGTGGGGGCAGATTTGCTTAATTACAGTCAACTGATGATGACTTCAGGAAAGTATATTTACAAAGGTCCCATGTCACGAATGAGTGTTTACGTCGGATATCACGCCGTAGTAATAGAGcagattaagaaaatgaatggaGAATGGGTTGCTGTTTGCAAAATGAGCAATGGCACGTTGGTGGCTGATTATGGATACGCTTATGTTTCCATAGAAGTTCAGTACATGCCTGTTGGTGCATCTGATCTGAAAAGGAAGAGGATACGAGGTTCAGACCATCCAATGCATCTCCTTACCAATTTCATCATCGTAGACATGGTGGAGGCAGATGAGAATGATAGAAAGGATGCAGAAAGtgaagaatcagaagaaaaagactcAGAAaatgaggaggaagaggatTATATTCCTAAAGCAAAAAGAGGTCTTACTAAAGAtcctaaaccaaaaagaagtCGTACTGAAGATCCAACAATG CAGGTAAAGGAATCTGATGCAGTGGGCGATACCGGGGATGCCATTAGTCGCCATAACTCAGATTCGACTACAAAAGTGATGGAATTGGTTGCTCTAGTGAAGCTGTTATCTGGCTTTCCTTCTATTTCAAA GAGAATTAAAGACATAATTGTGAAGCAGAAAGGAAGCCTTCTTCTTGGAATGCAGCAGAGAGCTATTGAGTACAATTCTATAGTTGACAGGCATAAAAATATCAG GTCTTCTCTGGTTGACAGAATGCCGGTACTGGATGAGGCTACTTTCAATGTGAGGAGGGCCGGCCATTTTCCTGCATCAGCTTCAACAATGGCTCAGTTTTCAGTTAGCCTTCCAAATGGTGTTGAGAAACCTGCTGTGGACTTGCTATTTGATGAAGATTTCTTTCAGGATCTTCTCTGTGTTTACTTGGGATCATCATTATCGCAATCTG GTGCAACCCAGGCTCCAAAAGCCGGCACATATCG GGACATGATCCGTGCCGTAAGAGCATGTCAAACAGCTGCGGAGGAGCGAGCTGTTGTAAGAAAAGAGTGTGCCAATATCCGAGCATTAATTAATGAAGATGACCCGCATGATAGGCACCGGAACCTTGCAAAACTCATGCTCATACACATGCTGGGTTACCCGACACACTTTGTGCAGATGGAGTGTTTGAAGCTAATTGCATCTCCTGGATTTCCAGAGAAGAGGATTGGATATCTTGGGTTAATGTTGATGCTTGTCACAAAGTCGTTAAAACA AGATCTTAATCACTCGAACCAGTATGTTGTAGGACTCGCTCTCTTTGCTTTAGGGAATATTTGTTCAGCGGAAATGGCCCCTGATCTTGCGCCAGAAGTAGAAAGATTAGTCCAGTTTCGTGACCCTAATATCCGAAAGAAG GCGGCGCTTTGCTCTACTAGAATAGTAAGGAAAGTTCCAGATTTAGTAGAAAACTTTGTAAACGCTGATGCTTCCTTGCTTAAAGAAAAGCATCATGGGGTTCTAATAAGAGGAGTTCAACTTTGTTATGAATTATGCACGATTAATGATGAAGCCCTAGAGTACTTCAGAACG AAATGCACGGAGGGACTGATAAAATTTTTGAGGGATATTACTAATTGTGCATATCAGCCTGAGTACGATGTTGCAGGGATCACAGACCCTTTTCTTCAAAGACGGTTGCTAAGGTTCTTGCGTGTTTTAGGCCAGGGTGACGCTGATGCTAGTGATTTGATGACTCATATACTTGCCCAG GTTACGGAATCTGATGCAGTGGACGCTATCGAGGATGCCATTGCTGGCCATAACTCAGATTTGACGACAAAAGTGATGGCATTTGTTGCTCTTCTGAAGCTGTCATCTGGCTTTCCTTCAATCTCAGA GAGAATTAAAGACATGATTGTGAAGCAGAAAGGAAGCCTTCACCTTGAAATGCAGCAGAGAGCTATTGAGTTCAATTCTATTGTAGAAAGGCACAAAAGAATCAG GTCTTCTATGGGTGAGAGAATGGCGGAACTAGATGAGGCTGTCTTCAATGTAAGGAGGGCTGGCTCATTGCTTGCATAA
- a CDS encoding apoptosis inhibitory protein (CONTAINS InterPro DOMAIN/s: Apoptosis inhibitory 5 (InterPro:IPR008383); BEST Arabidopsis thaliana protein match is: unknown protein (TAIR:AT3G19515.2); Has 219 Blast hits to 219 proteins in 67 species: Archae - 0; Bacteria - 0; Metazoa - 128; Fungi - 0; Plants - 77; Viruses - 0; Other Eukaryotes - 14 (source: NCBI BLink).), whose protein sequence is MSNPEMNKLLNNLELKKLLGKSEVISICDIELICKHQPELISKIIDVLVEYLNTEKPVECDAVQEVFMAMVHVDKEASLTAMLNHLANFKVPDLKNKLPIFIELALYKSNLTKRRISDVLEKSLQKESEADLQRLAQYFETKAGLDTFDVSDAHYVDRFISCLLMAVPFFARGAPSSKYFEFMNRHHILHHFDKLTEHRKLDFLKSLAEMSSDTTAQAAGQMLPSIIELLKKCIPDTKMERESMNISYIECLLYVLHHLAIKAPAAATDFCNEEFMLRLDCVRSITRARLKKLDTTLAKDDKKVLEAEKYEKNNDWLMKMKFRYETKRQNTKTEFRSCNNILAIRKLLKRKKSGFVKLSWKEARKALLTSYTDSTCPIAPIRSDALESVSKDCKLNLDDTGICDLTDKQVQSILDYSKYHQVSRNKNGACVLNDNDDIAMLGWQMKKSDLSFLETAGEQGRSGEVRDQLFHLLCWAYAGSDLVSYQRLLQKWERKTLPLCPWYLCAFCEPEKLGEEEILDRNGEKKILVDRHGRVHHCYGGTIEKALCHVQSHGIPRDVVTNFLCTDYHPPSADEPDMERRKIKGFRKINTWKDVVEALQKQQIVGADLLNYSQLMMTSGKYIYKGPMSRMSVYVGYHAVVIEQIKKMNGEWVAVCKMSNGTLVADYGYAYVSIEVQYMPVGASDLKRKRIRGSDHPMHLLTNFIIVDMVEADENDRKDAESEESEEKDSENEEEEDYIPKAKRGLTKDPKPKRSRTEDPTMVKESDAVGDTGDAISRHNSDSTTKVMELVALVKLLSGFPSISKRIKDIIVKQKGSLLLGMQQRAIEYNSIVDRHKNIRSSLVDRMPVLDEATFNVRRAGHFPASASTMAQFSVSLPNGVEKPAVDLLFDEDFFQDLLCVYLGSSLSQSGATQAPKAGTYRDMIRAVRACQTAAEERAVVRKECANIRALINEDDPHDRHRNLAKLMLIHMLGYPTHFVQMECLKLIASPGFPEKRIGYLGLMLMLVTKSLKQDLNHSNQYVVGLALFALGNICSAEMAPDLAPEVERLVQFRDPNIRKKAALCSTRIVRKVPDLVENFVNADASLLKEKHHGVLIRGVQLCYELCTINDEALEYFRTKCTEGLIKFLRDITNCAYQPEYDVAGITDPFLQRRLLRFLRVLGQGDADASDLMTHILAQVTESDAVDAIEDAIAGHNSDLTTKVMAFVALLKLSSGFPSISERIKDMIVKQKGSLHLEMQQRAIEFNSIVERHKRIRSSMGERMAELDEAVFNVRRAGSLLA, encoded by the exons ATGTCAAACCCGGAAATGAACAAACTTCTCAACAATCTTGAGCTCAAAAAACTCTTGGGAAAATCTGAG GTTATATCTATCTGCGACATTGAGCTGATATGCAAACATCAACCTGAGCTTATATCTAAGATTATTGATGTTCTTGTCGAATATCTAAATACTG AGAAACCGGTGGAGTGTGATGCCGTGCAAGAGGTTTTTATGGCGATGGTTCATGTTGATAAAGAAg CATCTTTGACTGCAATGTTGAACCATCTTGCTAATTTCAAG GTGCCCGATTTGAAGAATAAACTGCCAATTTTTATTGAATTGGCATTATACAAAAGCAATTTAACGAAAAGACGTATATCGGATGTACTAGAAAAG AGTCTACAAAAGGAAAGTGAAGCAGACTTGCAACGACTTGcacaatattttgaaacaaaggCTGGTTTGGATACATTTGAT GTTTCAGATGCACATTATGTTGACAGGTTTATATCATGCCTGCTAATGGCTGTTCCATTCTTTGCG AGAGGTGCTCCAAGCAGCAAGTATTTTGAGTTCATGAACCGTCACCATATCTTGCATCATTTTGACAAG CTGACAGAGCATAGGAAGCTTGATTTTCTCAAATCTCTTGCTGAAATGTCGTCAGACACAACAGCTCAAGCAGCAGGCCAGATGCTTCCATCGATAATTGAGCTCTTAAAA AAATGCATACCCGATACaaagatggagagagaatcCATGAATATCTCATATATTGAGTGCTTATTATATGTGCTCCATCACCTAGCCATTAAG GCTCCAGCTGCAGCAACAGATTTTTGCAACGAAGAATTTATGTTGAG ATTGGATTGTGTTAGATCTATAACTCGGGCAAGATTGAAGAAACTAGACACAACCTTAGCTAAGGACGATAAAAAGGTTTTGGAAGCTGAGAAATACGAAAAGAATAATGATTGGCTGATGAAAATGAAGTTCAGATATGAAACAAAGAGGCAAAATACGAAAACTGAGTTTCGGAGCTGCAATAACATACTGGCCATTAGAAAG ttattgaagagaaaaaagtcTGGCTTTGTCAAACTTTCTTGGAAAGAAGCTAGGAAGGCATTGTTAACCTCATATAC AGACAGCACATGCCCGATAGCCCCTATAAGGTCTGATGCGCTTGAATCCGTTTCAAAGGATTGTAAGCTAAACCTAGATGATACAGGAATATGCGATCTAACCGACAAGCAAGTTCAAAGTATTCTGGATTATTCAAAATATCATCAAGTTTCTCGTAACAAAAATGGTGCATGTGTGTTAAATGACAATGATGACATCGCTATGCTCGGTTGGCAAATGAAAAAATCg GACTTAAGTTTCCTAGAGACGGCTGGGGAACAGGGTAGATCGGGTGAGGTTAGAGATCAACTTTTTCACCTTCTCTGCTGGGCCTACGCAGGCTCTGATCTAGTTAGTTACCAGAGATTGTTACAGAAGTGGGAGAGGAAGACACTTCCTCTTTGTCCTTGGTATTTATGTGCCTTTTGCGAGCCAGAAAAACTTGGAGAAGAGGAAATACTTGAtagaaatggagaaaagaaaatacttgTTGATAGACATGGTCGTGTACATCATTGCTATGGAGGTACAATTGAAAAAGCATTATGCCACGTACAGAGCCATGGAATTCCAAGGGATGTTGTCACCAATTTCCTTTGCACGGATTATCATCCCCCAAGTGCAGATGAACCTGatatggaaagaagaaaaattaaaggatTTCGAAAAATCAACACTTGGAAGGATGTTGTAGAGGCGCTTCAAAAGCAGCAGATAGTGGGGGCAGATTTGCTTAATTACAGTCAACTGATGATGACTTCAGGAAAGTATATTTACAAAGGTCCCATGTCACGAATGAGTGTTTACGTCGGATATCACGCCGTAGTAATAGAGcagattaagaaaatgaatggaGAATGGGTTGCTGTTTGCAAAATGAGCAATGGCACGTTGGTGGCTGATTATGGATACGCTTATGTTTCCATAGAAGTTCAGTACATGCCTGTTGGTGCATCTGATCTGAAAAGGAAGAGGATACGAGGTTCAGACCATCCAATGCATCTCCTTACCAATTTCATCATCGTAGACATGGTGGAGGCAGATGAGAATGATAGAAAGGATGCAGAAAGtgaagaatcagaagaaaaagactcAGAAaatgaggaggaagaggatTATATTCCTAAAGCAAAAAGAGGTCTTACTAAAGAtcctaaaccaaaaagaagtCGTACTGAAGATCCAACAATG GTAAAGGAATCTGATGCAGTGGGCGATACCGGGGATGCCATTAGTCGCCATAACTCAGATTCGACTACAAAAGTGATGGAATTGGTTGCTCTAGTGAAGCTGTTATCTGGCTTTCCTTCTATTTCAAA GAGAATTAAAGACATAATTGTGAAGCAGAAAGGAAGCCTTCTTCTTGGAATGCAGCAGAGAGCTATTGAGTACAATTCTATAGTTGACAGGCATAAAAATATCAG GTCTTCTCTGGTTGACAGAATGCCGGTACTGGATGAGGCTACTTTCAATGTGAGGAGGGCCGGCCATTTTCCTGCATCAGCTTCAACAATGGCTCAGTTTTCAGTTAGCCTTCCAAATGGTGTTGAGAAACCTGCTGTGGACTTGCTATTTGATGAAGATTTCTTTCAGGATCTTCTCTGTGTTTACTTGGGATCATCATTATCGCAATCTG GTGCAACCCAGGCTCCAAAAGCCGGCACATATCG GGACATGATCCGTGCCGTAAGAGCATGTCAAACAGCTGCGGAGGAGCGAGCTGTTGTAAGAAAAGAGTGTGCCAATATCCGAGCATTAATTAATGAAGATGACCCGCATGATAGGCACCGGAACCTTGCAAAACTCATGCTCATACACATGCTGGGTTACCCGACACACTTTGTGCAGATGGAGTGTTTGAAGCTAATTGCATCTCCTGGATTTCCAGAGAAGAGGATTGGATATCTTGGGTTAATGTTGATGCTTGTCACAAAGTCGTTAAAACA AGATCTTAATCACTCGAACCAGTATGTTGTAGGACTCGCTCTCTTTGCTTTAGGGAATATTTGTTCAGCGGAAATGGCCCCTGATCTTGCGCCAGAAGTAGAAAGATTAGTCCAGTTTCGTGACCCTAATATCCGAAAGAAG GCGGCGCTTTGCTCTACTAGAATAGTAAGGAAAGTTCCAGATTTAGTAGAAAACTTTGTAAACGCTGATGCTTCCTTGCTTAAAGAAAAGCATCATGGGGTTCTAATAAGAGGAGTTCAACTTTGTTATGAATTATGCACGATTAATGATGAAGCCCTAGAGTACTTCAGAACG AAATGCACGGAGGGACTGATAAAATTTTTGAGGGATATTACTAATTGTGCATATCAGCCTGAGTACGATGTTGCAGGGATCACAGACCCTTTTCTTCAAAGACGGTTGCTAAGGTTCTTGCGTGTTTTAGGCCAGGGTGACGCTGATGCTAGTGATTTGATGACTCATATACTTGCCCAG GTTACGGAATCTGATGCAGTGGACGCTATCGAGGATGCCATTGCTGGCCATAACTCAGATTTGACGACAAAAGTGATGGCATTTGTTGCTCTTCTGAAGCTGTCATCTGGCTTTCCTTCAATCTCAGA GAGAATTAAAGACATGATTGTGAAGCAGAAAGGAAGCCTTCACCTTGAAATGCAGCAGAGAGCTATTGAGTTCAATTCTATTGTAGAAAGGCACAAAAGAATCAG GTCTTCTATGGGTGAGAGAATGGCGGAACTAGATGAGGCTGTCTTCAATGTAAGGAGGGCTGGCTCATTGCTTGCATAA